One genomic window of Methanosalsum zhilinae DSM 4017 includes the following:
- a CDS encoding DNA double-strand break repair nuclease NurA yields the protein MTLEPVHMKAISSLASSIDTSITEDEPDIAINLFSLLQELTFQGDTVLKALEKLNRSKVSMDEMSLSRDNFSTTYSCDSGSTNPIAFDNGTFVDFCHCAVASTPTDPEIHRKRTIVAATYSPSMYSGIHAEHSWTYFDEGMGRKKIIKIQPGLLNKRTRRMVHDIALYYAESEHILWMMEELDREGFFIMDGPIYPKQLMYWMVVDSDDIQIRDDPNTKKILQNYVDIVDHHIENSIPLIGFVKNPEDMQIMRTIRREKKRSDIPWLLDAQFFKCVLSPPIHRQQENSKLKGHITYTSWFLQPNQFYENMLKENSPLVDKSITHKFPCEYYALTFFMVYVPSMNTIFKIEAPYGLTRNEGMRDMIKTKVLHDLSVNKIPLTLSKADSIAKIRLAERKQIIRDFRSMRVDTEYNDIRWSETDEYR from the coding sequence ATGACCCTTGAACCGGTACATATGAAAGCAATATCCAGCCTGGCTTCCAGTATAGATACATCGATTACAGAGGATGAACCTGATATTGCAATCAATCTGTTCAGTCTCCTGCAGGAGCTGACCTTTCAGGGCGATACTGTGCTGAAAGCTCTGGAAAAACTGAACCGTTCAAAGGTCAGTATGGATGAGATGTCGCTATCAAGAGATAACTTCAGTACCACATACTCCTGTGATAGCGGGAGTACCAATCCAATAGCTTTTGATAACGGAACATTTGTTGATTTCTGTCACTGTGCAGTTGCTTCCACACCTACTGATCCGGAAATACACCGAAAAAGGACCATAGTGGCAGCAACCTATTCTCCAAGCATGTATTCAGGCATACATGCAGAACATTCATGGACATATTTTGACGAAGGGATGGGAAGAAAAAAGATTATCAAGATCCAGCCTGGGCTACTGAACAAGCGAACCCGTAGAATGGTTCATGATATTGCACTCTATTATGCAGAATCCGAGCACATTCTGTGGATGATGGAAGAACTTGACAGGGAAGGATTCTTTATCATGGACGGCCCGATTTATCCAAAGCAGCTAATGTACTGGATGGTTGTTGATTCCGATGATATTCAGATCCGGGATGATCCCAATACAAAAAAGATTCTCCAGAACTATGTTGATATAGTGGATCATCATATAGAAAACAGTATACCTCTGATCGGATTTGTAAAGAACCCGGAAGATATGCAAATAATGAGAACAATACGCAGGGAGAAAAAAAGATCGGATATCCCCTGGCTACTGGACGCTCAGTTCTTCAAATGTGTACTCTCACCACCCATCCACAGGCAACAGGAAAATAGTAAACTGAAAGGACATATCACCTATACCAGCTGGTTCCTGCAGCCAAACCAGTTCTATGAAAATATGTTAAAGGAGAACTCACCCCTTGTGGACAAGTCAATAACACACAAGTTTCCCTGTGAATATTATGCACTGACCTTCTTTATGGTCTATGTACCCTCAATGAACACCATATTCAAAATCGAAGCCCCTTATGGACTCACAAGGAATGAGGGGATGAGAGATATGATCAAAACAAAGGTCCTCCATGACCTGTCAGTTAATAAAATTCCTTTGACCCTATCAAAAGCAGATTCAATTGCAAAGATAAGGTTGGCAGAACGAAAGCAGATCATCAGGGATTTCAGGAGCATGAGAGTGGACACAGAATATAACGATATTCGCTGGAGTGAAACGGATGAATATAGATGA
- a CDS encoding ATP-binding protein has protein sequence MNIDEDIMAYARTDDESGSHNNNEDFEFEEYIVPDTDRSINENVLDEAFGIITTGIEPLEITEAGAKLTAYISTGRRNDIRLGMYVIVPYGDEDLFARIWKLQYLQEFDVDDATEIHSMRMLKSNTTSEMDYKFLAYLDPICILYEQKKEGMITRRMSDRIPRPNTPIMPVNDKIKIQTGLNIPKEGIFMGHLSVGGELIRTHASPPTVPYYLRNDYSMGDPLVFRHLLICGSTGTGKTFLTKNIIRQFMDEDNRYQLRLDSETKKNPCFVIMDPQDEYSQLFEDNDVLTSEDENNFRSHRINYGRWSRTRTFAAKVQDHKYSGKSRAQQIEFTIPFEVVRSNSWLIAPAGMTELQYIAMDLLLDDYFRKGNITRPTYRGFIDYISDAGTRATYVDSGKIHEASYDGIVRRVNNPSFKKVFDQDAAPITEMLADVFKPGYISVFPTEYINSPRIRDLIVLTLMTVIVDNKLSTSGNLDVKNTPIILGLDEAHRYLARVDGEHSRRIVSKFADAARQGRKEGLGLLLITQDPQDIDDTVFKQVNTRVILNLTNDSAINALNVAKEYQKRIPYLKKGQMIIHSPDNSDIVEITGLSRCVVRHI, from the coding sequence ATGAATATAGATGAGGATATAATGGCCTACGCCAGGACAGATGATGAATCTGGCAGCCACAATAACAATGAAGATTTTGAATTTGAAGAATATATAGTTCCAGATACTGACAGATCCATAAATGAGAATGTTCTGGATGAAGCTTTTGGAATAATCACAACAGGAATAGAACCACTGGAAATCACTGAGGCCGGTGCAAAGCTTACGGCATATATTTCCACAGGGCGCAGAAACGATATACGTCTGGGTATGTATGTGATCGTACCATATGGAGATGAGGACCTTTTTGCCAGGATATGGAAACTCCAGTACCTCCAGGAATTTGATGTTGATGATGCCACTGAGATACATTCGATGAGAATGCTCAAATCAAATACCACCAGTGAAATGGACTATAAATTTCTGGCCTATCTGGATCCTATCTGTATACTCTATGAGCAGAAGAAAGAAGGTATGATTACACGCAGAATGAGTGACAGAATACCCAGACCAAATACTCCGATCATGCCTGTAAACGATAAAATAAAAATCCAGACAGGTCTAAACATACCAAAGGAAGGCATATTCATGGGTCATCTAAGTGTAGGCGGGGAACTGATACGAACACATGCATCTCCCCCTACAGTACCATATTACCTGAGAAATGATTATTCAATGGGAGATCCTCTGGTATTCAGGCATCTTCTTATCTGTGGAAGTACAGGCACTGGAAAAACCTTCCTGACAAAAAATATTATCAGGCAATTCATGGACGAAGACAACAGGTATCAGCTGCGTCTTGATAGTGAAACAAAGAAAAACCCCTGTTTTGTCATAATGGACCCTCAGGATGAATATTCCCAGCTATTTGAGGATAACGATGTTCTCACATCTGAAGATGAAAATAACTTCAGGTCACACAGGATCAATTATGGAAGGTGGTCCAGAACCAGAACATTTGCTGCAAAGGTTCAGGACCATAAATACAGCGGGAAGTCAAGGGCCCAGCAGATCGAATTTACCATACCCTTTGAAGTGGTAAGGTCAAATTCCTGGCTGATAGCTCCTGCAGGCATGACAGAACTTCAGTATATCGCAATGGATCTGCTTCTTGATGACTATTTCAGAAAAGGGAACATAACCAGACCAACCTACAGGGGTTTTATTGACTATATCAGTGACGCAGGCACCAGAGCCACCTATGTGGACAGCGGTAAGATACATGAAGCATCCTATGACGGGATTGTCAGAAGAGTGAATAACCCTTCCTTCAAAAAAGTATTTGACCAGGATGCAGCCCCGATTACAGAAATGCTGGCAGATGTATTCAAACCCGGCTATATAAGTGTATTTCCAACAGAATATATTAATTCACCACGTATCAGGGATCTGATAGTACTTACCCTGATGACGGTAATCGTGGATAACAAGCTCAGCACTTCAGGTAACCTGGATGTCAAGAATACACCCATAATACTTGGCCTTGATGAAGCTCACAGGTATCTTGCAAGGGTGGATGGCGAACATTCCAGAAGGATAGTCTCAAAGTTTGCCGATGCTGCCCGCCAGGGACGAAAGGAGGGACTCGGGCTTCTGCTGATAACACAGGATCCCCAGGATATTGATGATACCGTGTTCAAGCAGGTAAACACCAGAGTTATCCTCAACCTTACCAATGACTCTGCGATCAATGCCCTCAATGTAGCAAAGGAATATCAGAAAAGAATTCCCTATCTTAAAAAGGGGCAGATGATAATACATAGTCCTGATAACAGCGATATTGTTGAAATCACAGGATTGTCCAGATGTGTTGTCAGACATATCTGA
- a CDS encoding DUF427 domain-containing protein, whose translation MVRVYWTIKWNGKKIGKSKDFVCIDGLKYFSKDDIDMQYLKENDHQTEDDKGPIKYYDIVINDEVYKNGAWYYAEYQTRARDFKNYVGFAEDVDLSIV comes from the coding sequence ATGGTAAGAGTATACTGGACAATTAAATGGAACGGAAAAAAGATTGGAAAATCAAAGGATTTTGTGTGCATAGATGGTCTAAAATACTTTTCTAAGGATGATATTGATATGCAATATTTGAAAGAAAATGATCATCAAACAGAAGATGATAAAGGACCTATAAAATATTATGATATTGTAATAAACGATGAAGTGTACAAAAACGGTGCATGGTATTACGCAGAATATCAAACACGTGCTCGTGACTTCAAGAATTATGTAGGCTTTGCTGAAGATGTTGATCTTTCCATAGTTTAA
- a CDS encoding sugar phosphate isomerase/epimerase family protein — translation MKIKNLSFSSRTVADNPYKWAYELEDIGYSGWEIVQEGPQSLNEENLVLLQDIYETTDLKLTIHLPFSDMNLACLNDSIHREIIRQLFQDLQMASEYVDLAVIHPGHYSPYGAQVPSLAWKRNIESLQIISDAGEELGIRIAVENMPDVMQIMGRRPQEMIEILDSVNRDNIYMTFDVGHANTNGNIDEFISMCSNRIRHVHIHDNMGKRDEHLPAGKGNIDWKNLVKKLPGHKCMFVTEMGDLEDGIESVSYLKNL, via the coding sequence TTGAAGATCAAGAACCTGAGTTTTTCATCCCGTACTGTTGCAGATAATCCCTATAAGTGGGCCTATGAACTGGAGGATATTGGTTATTCCGGCTGGGAGATCGTTCAGGAAGGTCCCCAGTCTCTCAATGAGGAAAACCTGGTACTTTTGCAAGATATATATGAGACTACGGACCTGAAACTGACAATCCACCTGCCTTTTTCTGATATGAACCTTGCCTGTCTGAATGACAGCATCCATCGTGAAATTATAAGACAGCTATTCCAGGACCTGCAAATGGCATCTGAATACGTTGATCTGGCGGTGATACATCCAGGCCACTATTCTCCATATGGAGCACAGGTTCCGTCACTGGCATGGAAAAGAAACATAGAATCCCTGCAGATCATATCCGATGCCGGTGAAGAACTGGGTATCAGAATAGCTGTAGAGAATATGCCAGATGTGATGCAGATCATGGGACGACGTCCCCAGGAAATGATCGAGATACTGGATAGTGTGAACAGGGATAACATATACATGACATTTGATGTAGGCCATGCCAATACCAATGGAAATATAGATGAGTTTATTTCCATGTGCAGCAACAGGATAAGACATGTTCATATCCATGATAATATGGGAAAAAGAGATGAGCATCTGCCAGCAGGCAAAGGCAATATCGACTGGAAAAATCTGGTGAAGAAGCTTCCAGGTCACAAATGCATGTTTGTAACAGAGATGGGAGATCTGGAAGATGGAATTGAATCTGTTTCCTATCTGAAAAATCTCTAG